Proteins from a single region of Sphaerochaeta globosa str. Buddy:
- a CDS encoding terminase small subunit has protein sequence MEEDKDTSLIELTPYQLRFIDEYMKCGNKREAMMKCGYKGKGKRSTVTSSAAKLYNLPKVQAEIERRRRELAEENLIDAKAIVKRLTKMFNGELSSEFVTKQGQVVDVPITFKNQIEAGKVLVNILGLAEQNNKPKEEKTVEQKMAEDLEQQTKLFLESAKKKSPVVKGLPEPKKKVEE, from the coding sequence ATGGAAGAGGATAAAGACACCAGCTTAATCGAGCTTACCCCGTACCAGTTGCGGTTTATCGATGAATACATGAAGTGCGGAAACAAGCGTGAAGCGATGATGAAATGCGGTTACAAGGGCAAGGGTAAACGCTCTACAGTTACCAGCAGTGCAGCCAAACTCTACAACCTACCGAAAGTACAGGCAGAGATCGAAAGACGCCGTAGAGAGCTTGCAGAAGAGAATCTGATCGATGCCAAGGCCATAGTGAAGCGTCTGACCAAGATGTTCAACGGAGAGCTGTCCAGCGAGTTTGTAACCAAGCAGGGTCAGGTGGTTGATGTACCCATCACGTTCAAGAACCAGATCGAAGCAGGTAAGGTTCTGGTCAATATCCTTGGCTTGGCCGAGCAGAACAATAAGCCGAAGGAAGAGAAGACTGTAGAGCAGAAGATGGCTGAAGACCTTGAGCAGCAAACCAAGCTCTTTCTGGAAAGTGCCAAGAAGAAGTCACCTGTGGTTAAGGGACTCCCCGAACCAAAGAAAAAGGTCGAGGAATGA
- a CDS encoding P13 family porin, which produces MKRIIAFGILICLLFSVSNVFAAEKDETSYFQINLLLDNSKKLTKEQILLISDLSSDLSAMQRNIVYESNKQTTTTPLVLNLLLGCGIGSFVQGDTYGGTMGLVLDLLSTTLFYTGYMQSLEASTRWSSDGTEGSELIIMGAAMMLGSKIGQLIRPFIYANEYNKNLSSALMSVSMVPVMDQNKEFGMRVAANISF; this is translated from the coding sequence ATGAAAAGAATCATCGCATTCGGTATATTAATTTGTTTATTATTTTCGGTATCTAATGTATTTGCAGCAGAAAAAGATGAAACAAGTTATTTTCAAATCAATCTATTGCTTGATAACTCAAAGAAATTGACTAAGGAGCAGATTCTTCTTATCTCAGATCTTTCCTCCGACCTTTCCGCGATGCAAAGAAATATTGTTTATGAATCAAATAAGCAAACTACAACAACGCCTTTAGTCCTAAATTTATTACTCGGTTGTGGTATCGGTTCATTTGTACAGGGTGATACCTATGGTGGAACAATGGGCTTAGTTCTGGATCTCCTATCTACTACTCTTTTTTATACTGGGTATATGCAATCATTAGAGGCTTCTACACGATGGTCTTCAGATGGAACGGAGGGATCTGAATTAATAATAATGGGAGCCGCCATGATGCTTGGTTCTAAAATCGGCCAACTTATTCGACCGTTTATCTATGCTAATGAGTACAATAAAAATTTGTCTTCTGCATTAATGAGTGTATCTATGGTCCCAGTTATGGACCAAAACAAGGAATTTGGGATGCGAGTTGCAGCAAATATCAGCTTTTAA
- a CDS encoding portal protein encodes MNTVVVGLDNGSKDYLGRREPIKKQGDDPLAKAIAAKWSRLKTLRQKTEALRWEACAFVQHRMNEFSDSNNPIKPVKLYNTSGILALDTFINGYHGNLITPSMRWFKLTLTGENFEDSDTIHGANDYMEISETQMFAELNKTNFYPLDKLATKDAVVQGTSAEWVYDDVESGTCVFETIAPWDFWIDKNANGKIDTIFIRFTMTSADALDRFKDKTPPNILRDVETDAGHNEHEFVLAIYPRKKLRSEKGKVLISTEKPFAAVTYYPVEDCIVEESGYDDFPVAVHVFEQDGTSAYGMGLVMKYLTELKRLNSMSRDHLETVQKVAKPPMSIPESLKGRFSGDPGARNYMGNMDAKPEIIQTVQDIGWLSQEITELEEKIGRLFFNDLFNYLMRQDKVLTATQTQAIKSEELALLASILGTTQYMKINPIVKRVFRIMVKGNRLPKPPKELLRIKNALMRIDLDGPLAKNVKMFAMQDGLQASLEWMQALHAMQMTNTLDNINTDIFVRKAFIAAGMPQSVLRELGEVEQMRKQKQALIQQQQQMQQMQQASEIQRNMNGQGNLNNAGGMN; translated from the coding sequence ATGAATACTGTAGTAGTTGGCCTCGATAATGGTTCCAAGGACTATCTTGGCCGAAGAGAGCCGATAAAAAAGCAGGGTGATGACCCGCTGGCGAAAGCCATTGCAGCCAAATGGAGCAGACTAAAGACTCTTCGTCAGAAGACTGAGGCTCTCCGTTGGGAAGCCTGTGCGTTTGTACAGCATCGGATGAACGAATTCAGCGACTCCAACAACCCCATCAAGCCTGTGAAGCTCTACAATACCTCTGGAATCCTTGCATTGGACACCTTCATCAACGGATATCACGGCAACCTCATTACCCCTTCCATGCGTTGGTTCAAACTCACCCTTACCGGGGAAAATTTTGAGGACTCCGATACCATCCACGGTGCAAACGACTACATGGAAATCTCTGAGACTCAGATGTTCGCAGAGCTGAATAAGACCAACTTCTATCCGCTGGATAAGCTTGCAACCAAAGATGCTGTCGTGCAGGGGACTAGTGCTGAATGGGTTTATGACGATGTGGAATCAGGTACTTGCGTATTTGAGACCATCGCTCCGTGGGATTTTTGGATCGATAAGAACGCCAACGGCAAGATTGATACCATCTTCATCCGCTTCACAATGACCTCAGCTGATGCTCTGGACAGGTTCAAGGACAAGACTCCTCCCAATATTCTGAGGGATGTAGAGACTGATGCCGGGCACAACGAACATGAATTTGTGCTTGCAATCTATCCCCGTAAGAAGCTCCGCAGCGAGAAGGGAAAGGTGCTCATCTCCACCGAGAAACCCTTTGCGGCAGTGACCTATTACCCTGTCGAGGACTGCATCGTAGAGGAATCCGGGTATGACGATTTCCCTGTAGCTGTCCACGTATTCGAACAGGATGGAACCTCTGCTTACGGCATGGGACTTGTAATGAAGTACCTGACTGAGCTGAAGAGGCTGAATTCTATGTCTCGTGACCACCTTGAGACCGTCCAGAAGGTTGCCAAGCCTCCCATGTCAATTCCCGAATCCCTGAAGGGACGCTTCTCGGGAGACCCGGGGGCGAGAAACTACATGGGCAATATGGATGCAAAGCCCGAGATCATCCAGACCGTTCAGGACATTGGCTGGCTCAGTCAGGAAATTACCGAGCTTGAGGAGAAGATTGGCAGGTTGTTTTTTAACGACTTGTTCAACTACTTGATGCGTCAGGACAAGGTATTGACTGCCACCCAAACCCAAGCAATCAAGAGCGAGGAACTTGCACTCCTTGCCTCCATTCTCGGAACGACCCAATACATGAAAATCAACCCCATCGTTAAGAGGGTTTTTCGCATCATGGTCAAGGGCAACAGGTTGCCAAAGCCTCCCAAGGAATTGCTTCGGATAAAGAACGCTCTCATGCGTATCGATTTGGACGGTCCGTTGGCGAAGAATGTAAAAATGTTCGCCATGCAGGATGGCCTACAGGCCTCTCTTGAATGGATGCAAGCCCTTCACGCCATGCAGATGACCAACACATTAGACAACATCAACACCGACATTTTTGTCCGCAAGGCTTTCATAGCTGCCGGTATGCCTCAATCCGTGCTCCGTGAGCTTGGAGAGGTCGAGCAGATGAGAAAGCAGAAGCAGGCCCTTATCCAGCAACAGCAGCAGATGCAGCAGATGCAACAGGCCTCTGAAATCCAGCGAAACATGAATGGCCAAGGAAATCTCAACAACGCAGGGGGAATGAATTAG
- a CDS encoding major capsid protein, translating into MAYEYMTLAELTKGLGKPDITNVVDEITRSTTMLADASFTEATGMLEHQGMRKTSLPSNQWVAIDQGGKSSKGHKELFKDELGMIESWATARQKEGMIAPNPEAVYAEDERDHVTSMGLDVESCLIYGGSKVGEFKGIMPRFNKITEAKDLSFIRSKPQFITLDNGGETDESMSSILMVVWGSGATNMLYPRYAATRGIQITKGQWQTVIENNEKFFQRDTQFLMSTGLSIMNRFAALRIANIDTSDAALATSMPKLKKNLFKAFTLLPKEFKSRVRIYAPGSVLAGLNDYYAGLVHPVTYENAIPTNAVGDVRFDRFVLRQCDSMLDAGEDVVDGGLAAGEAA; encoded by the coding sequence ATGGCATACGAATACATGACGTTGGCTGAGCTGACCAAAGGTCTTGGCAAGCCCGACATCACCAATGTAGTGGATGAGATCACTCGTTCCACTACCATGCTGGCAGACGCTTCGTTCACCGAAGCCACCGGCATGCTCGAACATCAGGGCATGAGAAAGACTTCCCTGCCCTCCAACCAGTGGGTTGCAATCGACCAGGGCGGCAAGTCCAGCAAGGGGCATAAGGAGTTGTTCAAGGACGAGCTTGGCATGATTGAGTCCTGGGCAACCGCTCGGCAGAAGGAAGGTATGATCGCTCCCAACCCGGAAGCTGTCTATGCTGAGGACGAACGGGACCATGTTACCTCTATGGGTCTGGATGTTGAATCCTGCCTCATTTACGGTGGCAGCAAGGTTGGTGAATTCAAGGGTATCATGCCCCGATTCAACAAGATCACTGAAGCAAAAGACCTTTCGTTCATCCGTAGCAAGCCTCAGTTTATTACTCTGGATAATGGTGGGGAGACTGATGAGTCCATGTCTTCCATCCTCATGGTCGTTTGGGGTTCTGGTGCAACCAACATGCTGTATCCCCGGTATGCAGCCACCCGTGGCATCCAGATCACCAAGGGTCAGTGGCAGACTGTCATCGAGAACAATGAGAAGTTTTTCCAGAGGGACACTCAGTTTTTGATGAGTACTGGTCTGAGTATCATGAACCGCTTTGCGGCCCTCCGCATCGCCAACATCGATACCAGTGACGCTGCTCTCGCAACCTCCATGCCGAAGCTGAAGAAGAACTTGTTCAAGGCTTTCACCCTGCTTCCCAAGGAATTCAAGAGCCGAGTACGCATCTACGCACCGGGTTCGGTACTCGCTGGATTGAACGACTACTACGCTGGTCTGGTGCATCCCGTTACCTACGAGAACGCCATCCCGACCAATGCAGTTGGTGACGTTCGGTTTGATCGCTTCGTATTGCGGCAGTGTGATTCCATGCTGGACGCAGGCGAAGATGTCGTTGACGGTGGTCTCGCTGCTGGCGAAGCTGCGTAA
- a CDS encoding Bbp16 family capsid cement protein: MLYEKKRTFGREPIDLTAAALAKDAVVFVGQAVSATAGTAETLDYEADNQHFPEENTLEVIGWETAASVGKAATLTLTLQSSKDALSWKDEVAFTLAEADIVKDSLVRRFSIPAQAGRHMRLKAVVGTEVFTAGKVLALVRPL; encoded by the coding sequence ATGTTGTACGAAAAGAAACGCACTTTCGGGCGTGAGCCGATTGATCTGACCGCTGCAGCTCTTGCAAAGGACGCAGTGGTGTTTGTGGGACAGGCCGTCAGTGCAACTGCTGGCACTGCTGAGACTCTCGACTATGAGGCTGACAACCAGCATTTCCCCGAGGAGAACACCCTTGAGGTAATCGGTTGGGAAACTGCCGCCTCTGTCGGCAAGGCTGCAACCCTTACTCTGACTCTCCAGTCGAGCAAGGATGCACTGAGCTGGAAGGATGAGGTTGCCTTCACTTTGGCTGAGGCTGACATTGTGAAGGACTCGCTGGTACGCAGGTTCAGTATCCCTGCACAGGCTGGGCGGCACATGCGTCTGAAGGCCGTGGTTGGCACTGAGGTGTTTACCGCTGGCAAGGTTCTTGCCTTGGTGAGGCCCTTGTGA
- a CDS encoding DEAD/DEAH box helicase encodes MGLQQILDKYRKVSFDMRDQGSRFEKLMKAYLLTEPQYRGRFQEVWLWNEFPSRKDLGGKDLGIDLVAKTTLGEYWAIQCKFFKEDSLITKPQVDTFISTSGKSFEDTEEIGKIVHFSHRLWIDTTSRGFNPEAEQTVHNQTPPVSRLNLYELMDSEVDWDKIEAGLSGANATVTKKTPREHQKTAIRKCNEHFQSNDRGKLIMACGTGKTFTSLKIAENIAGNGSGFVLFLVPSIALLGQTLKEWASQSDNPLHAICVCSDPKVSKKNIDDDPTLLSTVDLALPATTDSRSVAAQFMDATLLKQRDNGLIVIFATYQSIDAVKNAQNYLLSQGKQAVFDLIVCDEAHRTTGVTLKDEEESAFVRVHDPDFIKANKRLYMTATPRLYSEDSQKKAKDKEAILCSMDDTAIYGEEFYRLGFGEAVEKQLLSDYKVIVLTIDEDQLSAELQQSIANEDSEIPTDDALKLIGCINALSKRTKETSTFSDVDPGLMHSAVAFCQNIKISKRTVEAMNACRDAYYKTLPEEERREIVSIEADHVDGTMGATTRDAKLSKLKKVSREGSECQILMNVRCLSEGVDVPTLDAILFLSARNSQIDVVQSVGRVMRTAQDKNYGYIIIPVVIPSHVEPEDALEDNKRFAVVWTVLNALRAHDDRFNAIVNKLELNKKKPGAIIVTPPNIGGTSDGRGLEGSEKESSEKVAKGLAVQMELQFEKLQSAVYAKMVEKCGDRRYWEQWAADIAKIAERHIAQIKKLISIEGSWPQKEFSRFLNGLRKNINPSVSEDEAIEMLAQHYITQPVFEALFQNYSFAQNNPVSKAMQGMISILDEQTPKEDNEKLERFYESVAKRAEDIDNAEAKQKVIVELYDKFFKTAFPRTVERLGIVYTPVEIVDFILNSVEDILRKEFGRSLSDENIHILDPFTGTGTFITRLLQQGIISKDNLKRKYLKEIHANEIVLLAYYIASINIENVFHDLQIEQQHDKSVDAIDYIPFEGICLTDTFQLGEDNTILVNEVFPKNSQRVNSQKKTPLMVIVGNPPYSIGQKTANDDAQNQSYPLLEERIMNTYATKSSGNLKKALYDSYVKAFRWSSDRLDADNGGIVGFVSNGAWLDGNSLDGFRKCIEEEFSSVYIFNLRGNCRAQGELRRKEAGNVFGLGSRTPIAVTILVKNPEIKNKARIYYYEVTDYLSREEKLHLIAGFGSILNPKIKKIVLSPDENGDWLTQRSTKFFDFNTLSPEKRFDASSKSVFSTIVIGSSSNRDAWVYSFSKTELVKQIDYMVEIFNKAKVDIGLDVSSKSIDSICQKAPTNSISWTVGLKKLLSQKGNLESNNRDIVKGIYRPFVRQNFYSNTNFIERPGRWNQIFPSNELPNFVICISGVGSIKNFSTLIIDAIPCLDFLEKTQCLPLYYYNRLEVQQASLFELEQTEYNRVDGITEFILKRAKEKYGPRVNKEDIFYYVYGILHSDTYKSKFESDLKKMLPRLPLVTDPSKFWAFSKSGRQLADLHINYESVPHYPGVIVSGEESSNFEVQKMRFPSKNQKDTILYNNRITITNIPDKAYEYVVNGKSAIEWIMERYQVTVDKASQIKNDPNDWAREHNQPRYILDLLLSIINVSVQTVDIVNSLPEVDWEKE; translated from the coding sequence ATGGGGCTTCAGCAAATTCTTGATAAGTATAGAAAGGTTTCATTTGATATGCGCGATCAAGGTAGTCGCTTTGAAAAGTTAATGAAAGCTTATTTGCTGACTGAACCCCAGTATCGTGGCCGTTTTCAAGAAGTTTGGTTATGGAATGAATTCCCTTCCCGAAAAGATCTTGGTGGGAAGGATTTAGGCATTGATTTAGTGGCAAAGACAACGCTCGGCGAATATTGGGCAATCCAGTGTAAATTTTTCAAAGAAGATTCATTAATAACCAAGCCTCAAGTTGATACATTTATCTCGACTTCGGGAAAAAGTTTTGAAGATACTGAAGAGATTGGCAAAATAGTGCATTTTTCTCACAGGCTTTGGATAGATACTACTTCAAGAGGCTTTAACCCAGAAGCTGAACAGACTGTTCACAACCAGACTCCTCCTGTAAGCAGACTTAATCTTTATGAATTGATGGATTCAGAGGTTGATTGGGATAAGATAGAAGCGGGCCTCTCAGGAGCAAACGCTACAGTCACAAAGAAAACCCCAAGAGAACATCAGAAAACAGCTATTAGAAAATGTAATGAGCATTTCCAGTCGAATGATCGAGGCAAGCTTATCATGGCATGTGGTACTGGAAAAACCTTTACTTCATTGAAAATTGCAGAAAACATTGCAGGTAACGGATCGGGATTCGTTTTATTTCTTGTACCTTCAATCGCACTTCTTGGTCAAACACTCAAGGAATGGGCATCCCAATCTGATAACCCTCTTCATGCAATATGTGTGTGTTCTGATCCCAAAGTCTCCAAGAAAAATATCGATGATGATCCTACTCTGTTGTCAACTGTTGATTTGGCATTGCCTGCTACTACCGATTCGAGAAGTGTAGCTGCACAATTCATGGATGCCACACTATTAAAGCAGCGTGATAATGGGCTAATTGTTATCTTCGCGACATACCAATCCATTGATGCAGTGAAGAATGCACAGAACTATCTTCTTTCGCAAGGCAAGCAAGCAGTCTTTGATTTGATAGTTTGTGATGAGGCACATCGGACCACAGGGGTAACGTTGAAAGATGAAGAGGAGTCTGCTTTTGTTCGCGTTCATGACCCAGATTTTATTAAGGCCAATAAACGTTTATACATGACCGCAACTCCGAGACTCTATAGTGAAGATTCTCAGAAAAAAGCTAAAGATAAAGAAGCAATTCTTTGCTCGATGGATGATACTGCAATTTATGGAGAAGAATTCTATCGGCTGGGCTTTGGTGAGGCTGTTGAGAAGCAATTGCTCTCCGATTACAAGGTAATTGTTCTAACAATCGATGAGGACCAATTATCAGCAGAACTTCAGCAATCAATCGCAAATGAGGATTCAGAGATTCCTACTGATGATGCTCTAAAGCTGATAGGTTGCATTAATGCTCTGTCCAAACGAACAAAAGAGACGTCAACCTTTTCTGATGTTGATCCGGGATTGATGCATAGCGCTGTTGCCTTTTGCCAAAATATCAAAATATCTAAACGTACAGTAGAAGCTATGAATGCTTGTAGAGATGCATACTACAAAACTCTCCCTGAAGAAGAGCGGCGGGAAATTGTATCAATCGAAGCTGATCATGTTGATGGAACGATGGGTGCAACAACCCGAGACGCAAAATTGAGCAAGCTTAAAAAAGTCTCACGTGAAGGCTCTGAGTGCCAAATACTCATGAACGTCCGTTGCCTTTCAGAAGGTGTAGACGTTCCTACACTTGATGCCATTTTATTCTTATCCGCACGAAACAGCCAGATTGATGTTGTTCAATCCGTTGGCAGGGTGATGAGGACCGCACAGGATAAGAATTATGGGTATATTATCATTCCAGTTGTGATTCCATCGCATGTAGAGCCAGAGGATGCACTAGAAGATAATAAGCGGTTTGCAGTGGTTTGGACGGTCTTAAATGCGCTTCGAGCACATGATGATCGATTTAATGCAATAGTAAATAAGCTGGAACTTAATAAGAAGAAACCAGGAGCAATAATCGTTACGCCTCCCAATATCGGAGGGACTTCTGATGGGAGGGGTCTTGAAGGATCTGAAAAAGAATCGTCTGAAAAGGTCGCAAAAGGTCTTGCAGTCCAGATGGAGCTTCAATTCGAGAAGCTTCAAAGTGCAGTATATGCCAAGATGGTTGAAAAATGTGGTGATCGTCGCTATTGGGAGCAATGGGCTGCTGATATAGCCAAGATTGCTGAACGGCATATTGCACAAATTAAAAAACTGATTTCTATCGAGGGGAGTTGGCCCCAAAAGGAGTTTAGTCGCTTTCTGAATGGATTAAGAAAGAATATCAATCCATCTGTTTCTGAAGATGAAGCTATCGAAATGCTGGCGCAACACTATATTACGCAACCTGTATTTGAAGCATTATTTCAGAACTATTCTTTTGCACAGAACAATCCGGTTTCAAAAGCCATGCAAGGAATGATTTCTATACTGGATGAACAAACTCCTAAGGAAGATAACGAGAAGCTTGAGCGATTTTATGAATCTGTTGCAAAACGAGCTGAAGATATTGATAATGCTGAAGCTAAACAGAAAGTCATTGTTGAATTGTATGATAAATTCTTCAAGACGGCATTCCCTCGCACTGTGGAAAGACTAGGTATAGTCTATACCCCTGTAGAGATTGTTGACTTCATTCTAAACAGTGTTGAGGATATCTTAAGGAAGGAATTTGGGCGCAGTCTTTCAGATGAAAACATACATATCCTTGATCCCTTTACGGGAACCGGAACATTTATTACTCGGCTGCTCCAGCAAGGGATAATTTCGAAAGATAATTTGAAAAGGAAATACCTCAAGGAAATTCATGCGAACGAAATTGTTCTTCTTGCTTATTATATAGCATCAATAAATATTGAGAATGTGTTTCATGATCTCCAAATAGAACAACAGCACGACAAATCCGTTGATGCTATTGATTATATTCCTTTTGAAGGGATTTGCTTAACAGATACTTTTCAACTTGGAGAAGACAATACCATACTTGTAAATGAGGTTTTTCCGAAAAATAGCCAAAGAGTGAATAGCCAGAAAAAAACCCCCTTAATGGTGATAGTAGGCAATCCTCCTTATTCGATTGGGCAGAAAACTGCAAATGATGATGCTCAAAATCAAAGTTATCCTTTACTCGAAGAAAGAATTATGAATACATATGCTACAAAATCATCAGGGAACTTGAAAAAAGCCCTTTATGATTCTTATGTTAAGGCTTTTCGCTGGAGTAGTGACAGATTGGATGCTGATAATGGGGGTATTGTAGGGTTTGTATCTAACGGTGCTTGGCTTGACGGTAATTCCTTAGATGGATTTCGAAAGTGCATAGAAGAAGAATTTAGTTCTGTTTATATTTTTAATCTAAGAGGAAATTGCAGGGCTCAAGGAGAATTAAGACGCAAAGAAGCGGGGAATGTTTTTGGACTAGGAAGTCGTACGCCGATTGCTGTAACCATATTAGTAAAGAACCCGGAGATAAAGAATAAAGCAAGAATCTATTATTATGAAGTTACTGATTATTTATCACGTGAGGAAAAATTGCACCTTATAGCTGGTTTTGGTTCAATACTGAATCCCAAAATTAAAAAAATTGTATTATCGCCAGATGAAAATGGTGATTGGTTAACACAAAGAAGTACAAAGTTCTTCGATTTTAATACGCTCTCTCCTGAAAAAAGGTTTGATGCCAGTTCCAAATCAGTTTTTTCTACAATTGTAATTGGCTCATCGAGTAATCGGGATGCATGGGTTTATAGTTTCTCTAAAACAGAACTAGTAAAACAAATTGACTATATGGTCGAAATATTTAATAAAGCAAAAGTTGATATTGGATTGGACGTCTCTTCAAAATCCATTGATTCTATTTGTCAAAAAGCTCCAACGAACAGTATTAGTTGGACTGTTGGCTTGAAAAAACTCTTATCTCAAAAAGGCAATTTGGAATCTAATAATAGAGATATTGTAAAAGGTATATATAGACCATTTGTAAGGCAGAATTTTTATTCAAATACAAACTTTATCGAACGTCCTGGCCGGTGGAACCAAATATTCCCATCAAATGAATTGCCCAATTTTGTTATTTGCATTTCTGGTGTTGGTAGTATTAAAAATTTTTCAACTTTAATTATTGACGCTATTCCATGTTTAGATTTTCTTGAGAAAACTCAATGCCTGCCTTTATACTATTACAATAGACTTGAAGTTCAACAAGCTTCATTGTTTGAGCTTGAGCAAACTGAATATAACCGTGTGGATGGTATCACCGAATTTATTTTAAAAAGAGCCAAAGAAAAATACGGTCCGAGAGTAAATAAAGAAGATATTTTTTATTATGTGTATGGGATTTTACATTCAGATACTTACAAATCGAAATTTGAATCTGATTTGAAAAAGATGTTGCCGAGATTGCCACTAGTGACTGATCCGTCAAAGTTTTGGGCATTTAGCAAATCGGGTAGGCAGCTTGCGGATTTGCACATCAACTATGAATCAGTGCCTCATTATCCTGGTGTGATAGTTTCAGGAGAAGAGTCATCCAATTTTGAAGTGCAAAAGATGCGATTCCCGTCGAAGAACCAAAAAGATACTATCCTCTACAATAACCGAATCACTATTACTAACATTCCGGATAAAGCTTATGAATATGTTGTGAATGGAAAGAGTGCTATCGAATGGATTATGGAACGCTACCAAGTTACTGTAGATAAAGCCAGCCAGATTAAGAATGATCCGAATGATTGGGCGCGAGAGCATAACCAACCACGGTACATTTTGGACTTGTTGCTCAGTATTATTAATGTGAGTGTTCAAACGGTGGATATCGTGAACAGCTTGCCTGAAGTTGATTGGGAGAAGGAATAA
- a CDS encoding YjzC family protein, with amino-acid sequence MAIGDRYKTGQDSPAHARYAWDGYTDGTHSPSPTEAEKSITLETGEKFPPINSCDKGAWWKMTSYV; translated from the coding sequence ATGGCTATAGGTGATAGGTACAAAACAGGACAGGACTCTCCTGCTCACGCACGTTATGCTTGGGATGGGTATACTGACGGAACACATTCACCATCTCCTACGGAAGCAGAGAAGAGTATCACTCTTGAAACAGGAGAAAAATTTCCACCAATTAACTCATGTGACAAAGGTGCTTGGTGGAAGATGACATCCTATGTTTAA
- a CDS encoding lipase family protein has translation MKTHLELAQLFKTIDCWSTIGTDTQYRVLEYSDEVVIIFCPSNSKADWKINFSFPKKPYKRMKTPFYVHGGFLKEWKKINDHFLKEAAAYNKPITVCGWSYGGAMATLCYEDIWFKYPQKRYIIRLVTFGSPRVIGAYNFKKIWVRWHGANLYVNGSDIVTEVPPVLFGFRHVAKTKHIGGKKFLIGYFKPKKYHHIDGYIESLGDVTCKTAS, from the coding sequence ATGAAGACACACTTGGAGCTTGCTCAGCTTTTCAAGACAATTGACTGCTGGAGCACTATCGGTACTGACACTCAATACCGGGTTCTTGAATATTCGGATGAGGTGGTGATTATTTTCTGCCCGTCCAATTCAAAGGCAGACTGGAAAATCAACTTCTCATTTCCAAAGAAACCTTACAAGCGAATGAAGACACCGTTCTATGTTCATGGAGGATTCTTGAAGGAATGGAAGAAGATCAATGACCACTTCCTGAAAGAGGCTGCAGCGTACAACAAGCCAATCACCGTTTGCGGTTGGTCGTATGGGGGAGCGATGGCAACCCTTTGTTACGAGGATATCTGGTTCAAATATCCTCAGAAGCGTTACATCATTCGTCTGGTGACTTTCGGTTCTCCAAGAGTGATTGGTGCGTACAACTTCAAGAAAATATGGGTTCGGTGGCATGGGGCGAATCTCTATGTGAATGGAAGCGATATTGTTACTGAAGTACCTCCTGTACTTTTTGGATTCAGACATGTAGCAAAGACTAAGCACATCGGAGGAAAGAAATTCTTGATTGGATACTTCAAGCCGAAAAAGTACCACCACATTGACGGATACATTGAGAGTTTGGGAGACGTTACATGCAAGACAGCTTCATGA